TTCTATCATCTGGGCAGCCTGCCCAGTCTGCGTCAGAGAATGCACTTACAAGCATAGAGGGTGATTTATTAATCCTCAAACCAAAATTAGACGTATCCTTAAGATATCTCAAAATTCTCTTAACAGCAGTCCAATGAGAAGTAGTTGGTGCATGTAGAAATTGACAAACCTTGTTGACAGAGAAGGAAATGTCTGGCCTTGTGAGAGTCAAATACTGTAAAGCACCAACTATACTTCTATATCTCGTGGCATCCTCTAAGCTAAGGGAATTTCCTTCATATGCAGATAATTTTTCACTAGTTGACATGGGTGTATTTGTAGGTTTGCATGTCAGCATCCCTACTCTTTTTAGAATATCTGTAGTATACCTTTCTTGTGTCAAGAGTAGACCATTATATGTCTTCTTCACCTCAATACCAAGAAAATAATGAGCATCACCAAGATCCTTTAAAGCAAACTCCTTCTGAAGATCTCGAAGAAGAGCTGAGGTCGCCTTATGACAAGAACTAGCCACAattatatcatcaacatatataagcACAAAAATAGAAATATTTCTCTTGGAATAAAAGAATAGTGAGGTATCAGCTTTGGAAGCCCGAAAACCAAGTGCTTGGAGCTTCGTGCTTAGCCTTGAGAACCATGCTCTTGGGGCTTGTTTCAACCCATACAAGGCCTTATCAAGTTTGCAGATGTACTGAGTTTTTCCTTTGACTTCATACCCAGGTGGTTGTCTCATATAGACATTTTCCTCCAGAACACCATGGAGAAACGCGTTCTTCACATCCAGCTGTCGAAGATTCCACCCCCTGGAGACATCAATAGACAATACAAGACGAATAGTAGCTGACTTAACTACATGACTAAACGTGTCCTCGTAGTCAATACCATATCTCTGCTTGAACCCCTTAGCAACTAAGCGTGCTTTATATTTATCTATACTACCATCAGCTTTGTGTTTAATTTTATAAACCCACTTGCAATCTATTATATTTTTGCCAGCATGGTTTGGTGGAACTAGGTGCCAAGTTTTATTTACCATGAGTGCCTCATATTCCTCATCCATTGCTCGTTTccaattttcattttttaaagcaTCATCTAAATTACCAGGTTCTCCTGAGGTAGCGAGATTTGCATACCTGACCATATTCTTGTACTGCCTTGGCTGTATTTTCCCCGTTTGCAATCGACTAGTCACACGTGGCACATACGATGCAGCATTCTGAATCGGCACAGAAGATCCAGCAACATCTGGGGTGGATCCCGGAGCAGATCGTGTCGGGGCAGCAGGATCTGCCTCAGAGGTCTGCGCCGAATCTGCCTCGGAATCGGCGGTCTCCACACGGGATCCAGGCGTGCTGGTGTGGCTGGACGCAGCAGCAGCGGGCGATGCAGACGATCCAGCATCGCGTGTGTGTGCGGGCGCACGATCTGGCGTGGCGCGCGCTGAGTGGAGGCGCGGCTGACGAGAGAAGCTGGGCGACGCGGTTTCGCCTGCGGTGGGTCCCGCACGACCCTGGGCTTCCGCGCCATGATGGTGGAGCATGCGATGACGCTCTGAATTGTTGTGTGCTGAAGCGATTTCTGCTCCATTTTCTTCTATGTTTTCTTCTCTGTTTTCTTCTGCATTGTTGTGCACAGTCTCAAGATTATTGTTAGCTGCAACAGTAGTATGAATATCATCCTCAATTGGATCAATTCTAAATTCACCCCCATGATCAAATTGAGATGGATTTAGGAGATGGGACGGTAAAAGGAGGATTTCTGAACGGAGACGCTGTCCTGCATTGGCATGTAGTTTGGCAAAGGGAAATATTGTCTCATCGAAGATGACGTCCCGAGAAATATAGATTCGACCAGAATTGATATCAAGGCACCTAAAACCTTTGTGAAGATTGCTATATCCTAGAAATACACATCGGGTAGATCGGTATTCTAGTTTTCTAGCATTGAAGGGTCGAAGGTTGGGATAACAAGCACACCCAAAATTGCGCATGGACTGATAATCGGGTTTAATTTTTTCAAGAACTTCTAGAGGAGTAGAAAACTCAAGGAGTTTGGTAGGGAGGCGATTGATGAGGTATACCGCAGCGATGAATGCTTCATCCCAGTATTTTAATGGCATGGATGCTTGAGCAAGGAGTGAGAGGCCAACTTCAACACTGTGTCTGTGTTTTCTCTCAGCAGCGCCATTCTGTTGATGGGCATGAGGACACGAAACATGATGAGTGATGCCAATTTGTTTAAAAAAGGAATTTAATCGCTCATATTCTCCTCCCCAGTCAGATTGGAGAGTGATGATCTTTCTATCAAAGCGTCGTTCAACAAGAGCTTGAAATTGATGGAATATATTGAATACTTCAGAGCGATGTTTAATCAAATAAATCCATGTAAACTTGCTGAAATCATCAATGAAGCTAGCATAATAGTTCTTACGACCAAAAGAATCAGGGGCAGGCCCCCATACATCGGAGTAAATCAACTCTAGAGGATGGTGTGAGACACTGGTGGATCTCGAATAGGGCAATTGGTGACTCTTTGCCTTTTGACAAGCTTCACATACCGACTCACTATTCTTACTAGAACAAGGAAGTTTATTGTGACTAATAACTCTCTGAACTATGGGAGAGGCCGGATGGCCTAACCGACTATGCCATCTATGATGGGATGGCTTGGAGACTCCATAAGCTTGCTTGGATGGTGGTGAAAATGATGATGACTCGGGAACATGGTAGAGACCATCTCGGCATGGTCCATCAAGCAGCACCTTCCTCGTGACCCGATCCTTAATGCAAAAGAATTCAGGATGAATTTCGACAAAAGTGTTGTTATCTCTAGTGAGTCGATGTGCAGAAGCAAGATTTTTTGTAGCATCAGGAACATGTAGAACATTTTTTAGATGGATATTTTGATCATGAGTGGGAATAATAGAATTACCAATGTGAGCAATATTCATACCTGCACCATTGGCAGCGTGCACCTGATCAGCGCCATGATAACGTTCATGGGCATGCAGCCTTTCTAGCTCACTTGTGATGTGATCGGTGGCGCCGGTATCGATGTTCCAGCCACCACCGCCGTTGTTGTTGTACTTGACATTGGCGGCTGTCCGCCCGCGAGGAACAAAGTCCTGATCGAAGCGGTACCAGCAGTTCATGGCGGTGTGGCCCGCCACATTGCAGAGCTGGCACGGTGCGCGATCACCACCACCATGATTGCCaccattgttgttgtagttgccgcGGCCACGGCCATTCTTGTAGTTGCCGCGACCACGACCGTAGTTACCACCGTTGTGGTAGCCGCCGTTGTTGCCTCCATTGTGGGAGCTTCCTTGGCCACCATCACGGCCACCGAAGCGGCCACGGCCTTGATCACCTCGGCCTCCACCACGACCACCGAAGCGGCCACGGCCACCGCGAGTAGCGGCATTGACAGAAGATTGTGAGACGCCACGAAGCATCTGTTGACGACTTTCATAAGACAGAAGCTGCAAATAAAGTTCGCTCACCGTGATTGGCTCGGTTCTGGCGAGGATGGCTGCGACTAGCCCGGTGTAGGAGTTGTCCTTGAGGCATGCGAGGATGTAGGAGACCATGTCTTCATCTTCAAGAGTCTTCCCGGCGGAGATCATCTCGTTCTCCAGAGATTTCATCATGGTGACATATTCACCCATAGATTTGTTGCCCTTTTCAGCGCTAGCAAGAGCAATACGGGTGTTGGTGGTGTGTGCACGCGATCTGGCCGCGTACATGTCTTGCAGAATCTCCCAGAGCTTGGCCGCCGTCTTCACTCCAGCGGCGTAGGATAGGACTTCTCGTGAGAGAGATCCCACGAGGAAGCTAAGGACCTTCTGGTCCGACGCCACACAGTCTTCATAAGCTGGGTTCAGCTCAGTGACGGTTTCGTCGCCCTTTTTTACTTCAATTTCTTCCTTGGGTGCCTCGATGGAGCCATCTAGGTACCCCATGAGACGGGCACCCCTGACCGCCGGCAGAACTTGAGTTTGCCAGAGGATGAAGTTGCCTTTGCCCAGCCGCTCCGTCACGCCTGTGCCGAAGGTGGAGCCTCCCGAAGTGATCTGgtttgaggaagaagaggaggacatgtTGGCCGGCGATGTCGTCGTGAGATGGGATCACGGCGAGGGGAGGCTTTGTCGCTAGATGTGTTTTAGGAGGATtcactctgataccatgtagaagttTAGGTTAAAGTGTCATACCCCTTTCGGAGCACACCTTGCATGTTAATATAGGGAGTTTAACCTAACAACTCCAAAAAGGGATATACATGATTTGTTACAAGGAACCATCTAGAACATAATCTAGATAACCACTCAAGCCTTATAATTCGGCCGGTGGGATTACAACTCACGCACGCCTAACTACTTAACAACCACCACCTCCTCGGCCTCCAGCCGTCTCCACGTTGCATCATCATTCTCTTCCTTtccctcctcctcgtcctggCCGTCCTGGGCAAcagcttccccctcctcatcctcgtcgtccGTCGGTGGGGAGCTAGAGCTGCTCTCGGCGTGGCAGCTCTATCCCACCAATTGCGTCATCccggcggcttcccctcgctatCGGTGTCCGATGGCAAAGATAGATTGCTCATGGCTCGTAGAGATGAATGGCGCAGTCCGGTTGAAGATCCTTAGCGCAGATACATGGGTCTTATTGAGCAGGGATTAATGGAGGCGCAGATACAGAAAAGgttgcggttgctcttccgcggcggttcaCGCTTCATTCCGGCGGTTCGCGTGTCGATCGACACGGTTGCCAATCCGGCGGTTTCCCTTCCTGGCAGTTGTTGTGCTTACATTCACGCCGGCTCGAGCCAGGGTCGTTGCCAGGCCGGCCCGTGGTAGAAGAGAGTGGACACACGGCGCGACCGCACGACATCCGTGGAGACGCAAATGTGCCACATATTTACGCcatgtttgcgtctccgcggactacCCGGTCACTATGTGTCATCCCGCTGGAGCAGGTGCAGGAATACTTTTCGACCGCGTGGACGCAAACGATTGCTCAGCGTTCGTTTGCGTCGCTCCGTTGGAGATGCCGTACGGCGAGACTGCCGATCCAAGGCATATTCCCTGTTGAATCTTCGCCAAACAACTGCCTAGCCGTGCCTCCTCCACGCGTACAGACAGTGCAGTGAAAGATTGCGGTCGGCTCTGCCTCAAAATTTTGAGTCCGAAACTCTTGCCGGGAAGGTTTCCAAGACCAACCTGCCTGCCAATGAGACTTCCTCAAGTATCTATACAGCTCAAACGCCGCTGTTTTCCCAGTGAAAGCTAGTGATGAATGAGATTGATTTCCTAAAGGTGATTCGGCCTATGTCCAAGGGAGACCCTCTTCTGATGGAGTTGGTATAAATGCAAATATTATCCTTGTGGCAAGGATGGCTACGAGAAGAAGAGCATCAACATGGTCAGCTGTTTTGCAAGGGTTTTGGTGGTTGGCTGGCTATAGTACAGATCCACACTCGATCATTTTATCGTATGCTTCAACGTTGACAAATGAAAATCATGGTCGCTCTCTCAGAGCAACACCTTGTCTTTCGATAAACATGCTTTTCTGAGACAGCAGGATATTTAGAGTACATTACTTTACCAGTCAAGTAGTAACCTGCTGTTCCGAGACAAATAGTTGGACTGCAGAATTTAGTGGTAGCAATTTTAACTTGGTTCTTGCTTTATTAGAGCTGAGCTTTATTCGAACCTTACTACTTCTATAGCACTTTTGTTCTAGCAATACATTTGTGTGGAAGTATTCAGTTTTATCTCTATTTGGGTCATTCTTTTAGCAAACAATCCAACTTAATTAATCAAGTAAACATTACTATATTAAATGAATTAAATGAAACAAATATGCATGACAAATATCCGTTATAATTGAAATTTACATCAAGGCTCCTCAAAATCGACTTCTCTTGATTCACCTTTTGCATCTCGATTTTCCACCATGACTCGGGTGAGGAATTATAAAACCAAACATGTACAACTTGTACTTAGTGCTACTTTGTAAACAAACATAGCCACAAATTAGAAGAAACAATATTATGGAAAGTAAAGGGCACAAGACTGCCACGCCCAAAGTAGGCATGGACGTAACAGTTGCTACAGGTTTATAAGCCGAACACTATAAATTAAATTTGCATGTGAAAAATAAAGAGGTTAGAGATATGAAGCCAACATGTACACCCTTACGTCTTTGCCATAAGCCCAACTAAATCATGATGATTTCTTGTATATCATCACACACTTATCTCACTGGTAGTACCAAGACCAACGACAGATTATCACTGCAACTATTAATCATTTATGGCACTATGTGAGCACAGAGACAAAATCAACACAATCCTCTTCGTAGTATGATGATCAAAAATGCTATCTACATGTTTATAGTGATTGTGTCAGTACAAGTATATCAACAACAAGATAAATGAGTACCAGGGGTACCACTTTCCTCATCGGCACTTGAGCAATACTGACCTACACTTCGGTTGCCGCAGACACAAGCGGCACACCAATATAACAACTACACACTCCGTCTGATACAGTAGTATGGGCCTACACTTTGGTCGCCTTTAGCACAAGCGGGGTTGCCTTTGTATTGAACAATTTTACTTTATTGTGACTCATATGGCCACTAAAGTTACCTCATTTGTATTCATACATAATTGATTCAATGTACTAATAATAGTAGGTATGAATAACATATATAATAATTACATGACACTTCTATAAAATACATGTTGTTATTATCACGAATATGTCATCTCATGCTAAATTGCAACAATAATTTTTTGCGATTTTTTGTTATTGCTTCAGTTTGACATGCTTTAGTAAATATTTTTATAATGGATTCCACCATAAATGCTCCTCTAGTTTGGTTTAAAGGGATCATGAGGAGGAGCATCGGGACCTACTTAGCAGATGATTGTGTTTGGTCATGTATGTGTCCGTGTGTCCGTTTGGTCTTGTCTGTGTGGTAAGCGGCGCGTGTATTTGCCAAAAAAATGGAATCGAGACTTAATCAGAAGGAAATTTTGGAATTTAGAAGTGATTCTTTTCAACCGAACCGGATGGACATATTCTTTCAATCAGAAGGACATTGATAGCAATGGAAAACTATCATATTCACAAGAATCATGTATCGCCCTTAATGTATTGTAGTTTTGTGACTCATAGCATCCTTAAATATCTAAAACAAATTGGTTTGTGCTTGGATTGTATGAACCTAACAAATAACTTCATAGATGTTTCTAGAGTATACGACTACGGAGTTTGTGTTTAACTAAAGAGAGAAATCAAGAGTGTTTGAGGTGTCAACAAGCAGTTTGTTCTAAAGTACCCTTCCACGAGATTGCTCATTGTTTTTGCCTTTTCCTTGTCAAATTTAGCATATATTTTTTTGGTGGAAGGCCTGGTTAGCAGTCGTCACATGTTTGTTCTTCACTTAACAACAATCATGCCGCTCCTAACTTACACGGGCCTTTCGATCTTTTGGGGATAGAGTTGGGGCGAAGATTGGGGTGGCCATAAAGCAGACATTTTAGAGGTTTAAGTCAGTAATTCAAATCAGCAACGTGAAGCAGGCGCTCTCGAGTGAGACAAATGAGCTCTTAATATTAATAAAATCTGAAAATCAATTTCGCGCGTACTTTTTTGTGTCCTATGAGTACACATAAGTTAACTGATGACAAGCTTTACGGTGTGCCTGAATTTTAAAAAATGTGCTTAAAATTATCTAAGCTTTTTTTAAGAGACAACATttgtatgttttttttttgaaagggggAAATGCCCCGGTCTCTCTGTCAACAGATGCACACATCCTGATTTTATTACATAGGTCAGTCTTTAGAGTTGAACATTTGTATATTCATCATGACACTTTTCATACAACATATACTCAATTCTGATCTATCCGGAGAGGATTCGAAGTTCGGTCTCCTTTCTATACTGGAAATGTCCTCTAACGTGGAACTAACAATTTGTGTAATTTCTGAAGTTTGAATAGGGCTCAGGCCAGTGATCCCAACACCATCATTTTTGTTTAGAAAAATTCTACAAATCACCCGGAAACGACCACCCACGACTCAAAACTTTAGTTATCTTCTTCTCCAATGAGCTAACGCTC
This Lolium perenne isolate Kyuss_39 chromosome 1, Kyuss_2.0, whole genome shotgun sequence DNA region includes the following protein-coding sequences:
- the LOC139833448 gene encoding uncharacterized protein translates to MSSSSSSNQITSGGSTFGTGVTERLGKGNFILWQTQVLPAVRGARLMGYLDGSIEAPKEEIEVKKGDETVTELNPAYEDCVASDQKVLSFLVGSLSREVLSYAAGVKTAAKLWEILQDMYAARSRAHTTNTRIALASAEKGNKSMGEYVTMMKSLENEMISAGKTLEDEDMVSYILACLKDNSYTGLVAAILARTEPITVSELYLQLLSYESRQQMLRGVSQSSVNAATRGGRGRFGGRGGGRGDQGRGRFGGRDGGQGSSHNGGNNGGYHNGGNYGRGRGNYKNGRGRGNYNNNGGNHGGGDRAPCQLCNVAGHTAMNCWYRFDQDFVPRGRTAANVKYNNNGGGGWNIDTGATDHITSELERLHAHERYHGADQVHAANGAANNNLETVHNNAEENREENIEENGAEIASAHNNSERHRMLHHHGAEAQGRAGPTAGETASPSFSRQPRLHSARATPDRAPAHTRDAGSSASPAAAASSHTSTPGSRVETADSEADSAQTSEADPAAPTRSAPGSTPDVAGSSVPIQNAASYVPRVTSRLQTGKIQPRQYKNMVRYANLATSGEPGNLDDALKNENWKRAMDEEYEALMVNKTWHLVPPNHAGKNIIDCKWVYKIKHKADGSIDKYKARLVAKGFKQRYGIDYEDTFSHVVKSATIRLVLSIDVSRGWNLRQLDVKNAFLHGVLEENVYMRQPPGYEVKGKTQYICKLDKALYGLKQAPRAWFSRLSTKLQALGFRASKADTSLFFYSKRNISIFVLIYVDDIIVASSCHKATSALLRDLQKEFALKDLGDAHYFLGIEVKKTYNGLLLTQERYTTDILKRVGMLTCKPTNTPMSTSEKLSAYEGNSLSLEDATRYRSIVGALQYLTLTRPDISFSVNKTGQAAQMIEVAAKKEARARAQAQAQAPHAFTDDDEDPNDSSEEDTRSSNALIGTSSSEEVTSRKRVREEEEEEEEEEEDAGSASVKKK